GACAGCACGCAGAAGGCTGTCAGCGGCACAGTAAGGATGAAGTTCTACAAGGGTAATGGAACAGTGAACGGAATGAAGTCAGAGAGCTCTGTCTATAACAAAGCCCTTGCCACATATTCCGCAGGAGACATTTTTGATCAATCAGCCTCAGTAGGATTCATCAAGATCTGGGGCATGCCGATAAAGACATGGAGACAGACACATTCGGAGAAGAACGTCAATCCCATCGATGCCTTTATCTCTGCCAAGGGTAAGGACGCCTTCTAGCAATTGGGGCATCTCGCGGCGCTGACTTAGCAAAGCTTGCGGACCCTCACTTCGACGTATTAATATACGCCTTCGTGAGGCTTCCCTGCGCATTGCGTAGTTATCACTCGCGATCTGCCCCAATTGCGGCAATTGGGGCAGATCGGAGCGCTGACTTAGCAACATTTGCGGTCCTTCGCGTCAACGTATGCCCGGTAGTACTTTGGCGAAGTGCGGCATGAAGATGCCGCGCGAAGCTGCGACAGGAACGGTCGCGGGAAGCGGTTGCGAGCGGTTGTTAAGACCTAAGGACCAACTGATTTGCAATCGATTTCCTACTGACTCCCGTCGGATGTTTTTCCGACAGATCCTGCGTCGTCATCATCTCCGATCTGCCCCAATTGCGCCCCTCCCCGTCATTCCCGCATGCCCTTGAGCGGGAATCCAGGTCTGGTTTTTGCTTCTCGTTTTTGATTTGATCATAAATTATCCGCCAGAAGTTTTTTCTGCAAAATCCCCCGCCGGATGGGACTCCCGGCAGATTCTACAACCGTTTGACTACTGTTTGACTACCGATCGTTTGACTACTGTTTGACTGCCCCTACAACAGACTCCCAACTGATTTGCAATTGATTCCCAATCGACTCCCGCCTCATAGTACTTCCGGCAGCCCCTGCAATCGCTTGCCTATCGCTTGCCGACGCTTGCCAATTGCTTGCCAGCGCAAACGACGGTTTCAGCTTAGTTTGCCGCCCTCATTGCCCCAAAGCCTCCATAGCCAGTCTGATATGTTCCTCCATTAAATTAACGCACTTTGCTTCATCGTGTTCCTTTAGGGCTTCCATAAGCCTGATGTGCTCTTCGAGGCTGGGGTTGTCAGCGAAGTTGAAGAAGGATTCGAAGAATATTGTCTGGACATAGGTCCTTGAAAGTATGTTTTTTACATATCCGGCAAGGGTGCTGTTGCCTGAAGATTCGGCAATTATCTGGTGGAAAGCGTCATTAACGTTCATGTAGAGCTCGAGGTTCTTTTCTTCGAAAGCTTTTCTTTCGTTGTCTATCTGCTCCTGGAGCATGCAGAGCTGTAAGGGGGTGATGAGGTGTGATGCCTTTCTTATTGCCATAACCTCAAGGTTGCACCTGACTTCGTAGGTGTCTATAATTTCCTGTTTAGTGGGGGATGCCAGGCACGCACCCCATCCGGGGACGATCTGCACTAGCCCCTCGTTCTCCAGGCGTCGCAGAGCTTCCCTTACAGGAGTCCTGCTGACGTTGTATTCCTTTGCTATGGAGATTTCGGGAAGCCTCTGCCCGCTTTTCAGCGTCTTATCGAAAATGCCTCTGCGAATACCTTCGTATACATGATCCGCTGATGTTTTCCCGGGAGTGTTACTTCTCGCCATCTGATCATCTCCACCCAATTTTTCCGTACTGTAACAAATATATACAGTTGTCCTGTATAGTGCAAGCAGAACCGCTTGACATAAAAATAAGTATCATATATAAAGTATTAAAGCATGTATTCATTGTATACTGTAATTTTTATTTTTCAACAATAGAGGAGTGGTCAGTGTGATCGATCTTAACGATCTCTGTGGTATGAAAGGAAAAATAGCTGTCGTGACAGGTGCAGCTTCCGGGATAGGCGCCGGGATATCAAGGTTCTTTTCAAATGCAGGTGTTACAGTTGTAATGGCTGACATCAACGAACATCTCGCGAATTGTGTCCGGAGTGAAATAGTTTCCGCCGGCAACAATGCCGTTTTCATTAAGTGCGACGTCACAAAAGAATCCGACTGCAAAACTCTGGCAGACGCCGTTATTGAGAAATTCGGAAAAATAGACATACTTGTGAACTGTGCGGGTGTCGCCCGCCGCCATACAGTAGAGACTTTATCCGAAGAGGACTGGGATCTTGCCCTGAATGTGACGCTGAAGAGCGTATTTCTGATGAGCAAGCATGTCGTCCCCTACATGAAAAAAGCCGGCGGAGGAAAGATCGTAAATATAGGGTCAGGCTGGGCGTTGAAAGGCGGAGACCACGCGGTATCCTACTGTGCGGCAAAGGCCGGGGTCTGGAATATGACAAGGGCGATGGCGATCGACCACGGTCCCGACAATATAAACGTGAACTGTGTCTGCCCCGGCGACATCGACACACCGATGCTTAAGAGCGAATGTGAGCAGCTGGGCAGAGTGTATGACGAGAAGTACAAGGAAGATTGTGCACAGCGGCCGATGGCTAGGTTGGGGACACCTGAGGATGTCGCAATGTGTGTGTTCTTCCTTTGCAGCGATATGGCCCCATGGGTGACTGGCTCGAGTCTTGTCGTTGATGGCGGTGGCATAGCTTAAAACGGCGAATATATGGGGCATCTGCTGCACAGTTCGGCAGTTCCCAATCCTCGACGTATCAGACATACGCCTCCGGTGTGGTCACTGCCAAACTGTTTTGCATCTGCCCCATCTATTCGCCGTTTTACCGGCGGTTGGGGTTGGGGAAATGAAAAGT
This Synergistaceae bacterium DNA region includes the following protein-coding sequences:
- a CDS encoding GntR family transcriptional regulator, giving the protein MARSNTPGKTSADHVYEGIRRGIFDKTLKSGQRLPEISIAKEYNVSRTPVREALRRLENEGLVQIVPGWGACLASPTKQEIIDTYEVRCNLEVMAIRKASHLITPLQLCMLQEQIDNERKAFEEKNLELYMNVNDAFHQIIAESSGNSTLAGYVKNILSRTYVQTIFFESFFNFADNPSLEEHIRLMEALKEHDEAKCVNLMEEHIRLAMEALGQ
- a CDS encoding SDR family oxidoreductase, coding for MIDLNDLCGMKGKIAVVTGAASGIGAGISRFFSNAGVTVVMADINEHLANCVRSEIVSAGNNAVFIKCDVTKESDCKTLADAVIEKFGKIDILVNCAGVARRHTVETLSEEDWDLALNVTLKSVFLMSKHVVPYMKKAGGGKIVNIGSGWALKGGDHAVSYCAAKAGVWNMTRAMAIDHGPDNINVNCVCPGDIDTPMLKSECEQLGRVYDEKYKEDCAQRPMARLGTPEDVAMCVFFLCSDMAPWVTGSSLVVDGGGIA
- a CDS encoding argininosuccinate synthase; this encodes DSTQKAVSGTVRMKFYKGNGTVNGMKSESSVYNKALATYSAGDIFDQSASVGFIKIWGMPIKTWRQTHSEKNVNPIDAFISAKGKDAF